The Planctomycetota bacterium genome has a segment encoding these proteins:
- a CDS encoding glycosyltransferase family 2 protein yields the protein MTRFSVIIPAHNEAAVIGRCLRVLCLDADGNRIDRADDMEVIVACNGCSDDTAAIVRRFARDTGANVRVVETTSAGKVLALNLGDAAASHLPRLYVDADVRLPWADARALAEALHDEVAPVMAPSVRFDCTGRPWAVRAFYRVWSGLPYCRNLIGSGVYGLSAEGRRRFDTFPRITADDAFVRLTFPPAERETLRSATFVVEVPRTFWALIQIKARAHFGNREVAARYAETHAGAGREPGQRQALMRLARSARRWPDIAAYLTVRIAARLLAARRWHFGDHQAWERDESTRMEAVT from the coding sequence ATGACTCGGTTCAGCGTCATCATCCCCGCCCACAACGAGGCGGCCGTCATCGGTCGGTGCCTGCGCGTGCTATGCCTCGACGCCGACGGCAATCGCATCGATCGGGCCGACGACATGGAGGTCATCGTCGCGTGCAACGGCTGCTCCGACGACACGGCCGCCATCGTGCGACGCTTTGCACGGGACACCGGTGCGAACGTCCGCGTGGTCGAAACGACCTCGGCCGGCAAGGTGTTGGCCTTGAACCTCGGCGATGCGGCGGCGAGCCACCTGCCACGCCTTTACGTTGACGCCGACGTCCGGTTGCCGTGGGCCGACGCGCGGGCGTTGGCCGAGGCGCTGCACGACGAAGTCGCACCGGTGATGGCCCCGTCGGTGCGTTTCGATTGCACGGGTCGGCCCTGGGCGGTGCGTGCGTTCTACCGGGTCTGGTCGGGTTTGCCGTACTGCCGAAATCTGATCGGTTCGGGCGTGTATGGGCTCAGTGCCGAGGGGCGGCGTCGGTTCGACACATTCCCGCGGATTACGGCCGACGACGCGTTCGTTCGGCTCACGTTTCCGCCGGCCGAGCGTGAGACGTTGCGGTCGGCGACGTTCGTGGTCGAGGTGCCGCGCACGTTCTGGGCGCTGATCCAGATCAAGGCACGGGCACACTTCGGCAACCGCGAAGTGGCGGCACGCTACGCGGAGACGCATGCCGGTGCGGGTCGGGAGCCGGGGCAACGGCAGGCGTTGATGCGGCTCGCGCGTTCGGCCCGTCGTTGGCCCGACATCGCCGCTTACCTGACCGTGCGCATCGCCGCGCGGTTGCTGGCGGCGCGGCGCTGGCACTTCGGCGATCACCAAGCCTGGGAGCGTGACGAGAGCACCCGCATGGAGGCCGTCACATGA
- a CDS encoding glycosyltransferase family 2 protein, with the protein MNTPDVSILIVSFNTKQLTLECLDSVYEQTRGVSFEVIVVDNASADGSADAIEATYPQARLIRSETNVGFAVANNIAAEVATGRRLLLLNSDTRLLNDAVSAVVALADKDPNPAIVGGRTFFDDGRLNPNSCHGAPTPWSMFCLGTGLASLMRRSALFHPEGLGKWERDSRRVVDAITGCFLLIDADVWRTLGGFDADFFMYGEDTDLCLRAGKLDVASVICPDARLVHHGGASDTVRADKLVRLFRAKAQLVRRHWSPPTRLFGIAALVAWAGTRAGAHGLLRAMRPGKSRRSFDVWWEVWNRRGEFTRVA; encoded by the coding sequence ATGAACACACCCGACGTGTCCATCCTGATCGTTTCGTTCAACACGAAACAGCTCACGCTCGAGTGTCTCGACTCGGTCTACGAGCAGACGCGCGGCGTGAGTTTCGAGGTCATCGTTGTCGACAACGCGTCGGCCGACGGCTCCGCCGACGCGATCGAAGCGACATACCCGCAAGCCCGGCTGATCCGTTCGGAGACGAACGTCGGCTTCGCCGTCGCGAACAACATCGCCGCCGAGGTGGCGACCGGACGCCGGCTGTTGTTGCTCAATTCCGACACACGCCTGCTCAACGACGCGGTGTCGGCGGTCGTCGCGTTAGCGGATAAGGATCCCAACCCCGCGATCGTTGGCGGCCGAACGTTCTTCGATGACGGCCGGCTGAATCCCAACTCGTGCCACGGCGCCCCCACGCCATGGAGCATGTTCTGCCTCGGCACCGGGCTGGCCTCGCTCATGCGTCGGTCGGCGTTGTTCCACCCGGAAGGACTCGGCAAATGGGAACGTGACAGCCGCCGCGTCGTCGATGCGATCACCGGCTGCTTCCTGCTCATCGACGCCGATGTGTGGCGGACGCTCGGCGGGTTCGACGCGGACTTTTTCATGTACGGCGAGGACACCGATCTGTGCCTGCGGGCCGGAAAGCTCGACGTGGCGTCGGTGATCTGTCCCGACGCAAGGCTGGTCCACCACGGCGGGGCGAGCGACACGGTCCGTGCCGACAAACTCGTTCGGCTCTTTCGTGCCAAGGCGCAGCTCGTGCGTCGGCACTGGTCGCCGCCGACGCGGCTGTTCGGTATCGCCGCACTTGTGGCATGGGCCGGTACTCGTGCCGGGGCGCACGGGTTGCTGCGGGCAATGCGGCCGGGCAAGTCGCGGCGGTCGTTCGACGTGTGGTGGGAAGTCTGGAATCGCCGCGGGGAGTTCACGCGGGTCGCCTGA
- a CDS encoding UDP-N-acetylglucosamine--LPS N-acetylglucosamine transferase — protein MSEAIKNNPRPIRVLVAASGGGHWQQLCRIVRPIVDDPSAFARFAGNDQHRPIELHAATTLASLRDQLPAHRFHLVPEANRTCLFKCAWAMVRIGWLILRIRPDVVITTGAAPGLIALRIGRWFGSRTVWIDSMANVDKLSLSGRRAGPYADLWITQWEHLARSEGPHYMGMLL, from the coding sequence ATGTCGGAAGCAATCAAGAACAACCCGCGCCCGATCCGCGTCCTGGTCGCCGCCAGCGGCGGGGGGCATTGGCAACAGCTCTGCCGGATCGTGCGGCCGATCGTCGATGATCCGTCGGCGTTCGCCCGATTTGCCGGCAATGACCAGCACCGCCCGATCGAACTCCATGCCGCCACGACGCTGGCGTCCTTGCGGGATCAGCTGCCGGCCCACCGGTTCCACCTCGTTCCCGAGGCCAACCGCACCTGCTTGTTCAAGTGCGCTTGGGCGATGGTGCGGATCGGCTGGCTCATCCTCAGGATTCGCCCGGACGTGGTCATCACCACCGGCGCCGCGCCAGGGTTGATCGCGCTGCGGATCGGTCGTTGGTTCGGCTCGCGCACGGTGTGGATCGACTCGATGGCCAACGTCGACAAGCTCTCGCTCTCGGGCAGACGCGCCGGGCCGTACGCCGATCTTTGGATCACGCAATGGGAACACTTGGCCCGTTCGGAGGGGCCGCACTACATGGGAATGCTCTTATGA
- a CDS encoding glycosyltransferase, whose translation MAPRPVAADPLKVGLPFSDAERGALIEQLTHHDVSPSPLILATVGTQFPFDRMLRAVDRWALDHRAARIVAQTHDTDAEFGALRCRPFLDARAVDRLARRADLIVAHAGMGSLITALESRTPIIVMPRSAMLGEHRNEHQRGSARVIDQQGLAHVAADEDALYEKLSDPATWTPRFVGTTEGLSIEHPLVSGIASFIADVPPGRRKKRLPKFWRSRPPESVLPVCSRPVQKVR comes from the coding sequence ATGGCACCAAGACCGGTCGCCGCTGATCCGCTGAAAGTGGGCTTGCCGTTCAGCGACGCCGAGCGCGGCGCGCTGATCGAACAACTCACGCACCACGACGTCTCGCCCAGTCCGCTGATCCTCGCGACGGTCGGCACGCAGTTTCCGTTCGACCGCATGCTCCGCGCCGTTGACCGGTGGGCACTCGATCATCGGGCGGCGCGGATCGTTGCGCAGACCCACGACACCGATGCCGAGTTCGGCGCGTTGCGCTGCCGGCCTTTCCTCGACGCGCGAGCCGTCGATCGGCTCGCCCGGCGGGCCGACCTCATCGTCGCCCACGCGGGGATGGGGTCGCTGATAACCGCCCTCGAGTCGCGCACGCCGATCATCGTCATGCCGCGCTCGGCGATGTTGGGCGAACACCGCAACGAACACCAACGCGGCAGCGCCCGCGTCATTGATCAGCAGGGACTCGCCCACGTTGCCGCCGACGAAGACGCCCTATACGAAAAGCTGTCCGATCCGGCGACGTGGACGCCGCGATTCGTCGGTACCACCGAAGGACTGTCGATCGAACACCCGTTGGTGAGCGGCATTGCGTCGTTCATCGCCGACGTGCCGCCGGGCCGTCGCAAGAAGCGTCTGCCGAAGTTCTGGCGTTCACGTCCGCCCGAATCCGTTTTGCCCGTTTGCTCCCGTCCCGTTCAGAAAGTGCGTTGA
- a CDS encoding malectin domain-containing carbohydrate-binding protein yields the protein MTDRTRTHRRPGAQSPAATLAEPLISAGRSVVEQLEARRLLAATYRVNAGGDGFTDALGQVWQADTAAAPAPESNAFVAQSQAFTTGAAIDLSDPSIPAGTDPRIFQSERWDPGNAAEMEWDIPVDPGDYVVRLYFAEISNNQMSVGGRLFDVAIEGQTVVDDVDVFAEVGANAGLVRTFTVQSDANLDIDFDHVFQNPAIKGIEVIPLSTAGQLSADPGQLDFGSVEAGQTLTQNITVENLGGPGDQDIEVTAATLSGGGAAAYSVDLTTPLVLAAGESAVVPVTFAPTDAGSFDAEVTFTHDGSNVAAVALSGLATDPPPPAEVLYRVNAGYFEDVADPTGGPDWEADPQEGGSPYTNDDEAFSNSFITSASVDLTHPSVPDNLASTFQGLSQSQRWDKFGGEPMRWSFPTGPGTYEVVLYFAEIGQQENAPGARVFDVSAEGVVRLDDYDTFVEAGGGFKLVAERFEVVVTDASLDLQWDLVAGTPMVMALEVLGTPDVSDPFVLGASNLDFGDVEVGQSASLPVTLTNNGASALQITGLPTTGPGAALFGLDTAAPFSLLSGETRTINVTYTPTTVAAANATLTVERGGLSDTVSLSGTGVAAPTGTSTYRINAGGSLIAAAGGDWQPDTDADPSPFSNFSTAFSSDYVQGNPIDLSDPSIPAGTPEALFRSERWDPGSGEEMQWSFPVEPGEYDVLLYFAEISTNQSSVGGRIFDVSIEGQLVLDNYDIFAEVGANAGVVKTFNVDSDGILNIDFDHVFQNPAIKAIEIIRADTAGQLSVSPTALDFGTVDVGESGVASFTVTNLGEAGDPDITVNGLSFSSTAFASGSILPVTLPAGASTTINVSFNPLADGPVAGTVTVLHDGDSTNTIALSGVGFDASAPNEAPTVNPGTAPAALVTVPVALGGSVSDDGRPVDGALTSTWTKVSGPGDVIFSDPADPGTDVTFDQVGLYTLRLTATDGELTSFADLTVNVVENIVPVGFGKSTVAGVDLDAPTSLQFGPDGNVYVAQQSGNIKAYSITRNGPNDYSSTLVHDINLVKDMPNRNDDGELNPSIKNRLVTGIVVTGTEANPVIYVVSSDPRIGGGPGASLTDIDTNSGVLSRLTWTGTEWVKLDLVNGLPRSKENHTGNGLVFSQAENALYIGYGGNTNAGAPSANFELLPEFALSAAVLRIDLTAIGETTYNLPTLDDEDRPGVNDEHDPFGGNEGKNQAVIVPGGPVQVYAPGFRNPYDLVLTRNGNLYVVDNGANADWGAAPLDSNGNITTAATAGDATNAQSEPGQTWQDGLHLITGEGYYGGHANPTRANRANTFNDSNPQSPVPAGFENPVEGHFLPSGQNGSLWENPASTNGLTEYTGNNFGGALDGDLLAVAFDNTVWHIPLSPDGQLDGTPAPLFQNVGIVPLDVTTQGVSGEFPGTIWVAEYLNDQIVVFEPNDFDGSGTGGTGAYDPNLDEDNDGYNNADEIDNGTNPLSAGDIPPDFDGDFTSDLNDIDDDNDTTPDEDDPFAIDPDDGASTPLPVRYGWENEGLDNPGGLLELGWTGLMTNGLDNYRDLFFPDQMTAGGAAGVMTFDNVTAGTAWGSNNDQEQALQFGTAVTSATGSFYAHTKIQNPFSGITPQAGQEAGMQIGTGDQDNYLSIVTAGNNGGELRAYLEIAGSPQLLGSVSLPMGAGTNVQAIDLYIRMDAATGAAILSFAATISGITGAVQTVATTNVPTSWFAGPAGLAVGVISTTRGAGQATAAPAFPVTYDFIDVLPVQPSVLALESEPDFTNVAPGSSSTQNVILANLGGPGDPAITVSALDLLGVGASAYSLGIAAPFVLEAGQSVAIPVTFTPTTDETPAATLRVTHDGNGGLLDVELPAISTNYAPGLVGSYYNTRFLTELVETRIDPTIDFIGWNLHPPDTSVLPDKQYSVRWEGAVLIDQPGAWEFETFSDDGVRLWIDGQLIIDNWTNHPGTYDVATINLDAGWHELRLEYYQNFGGSVMMLSFEGPGQPKTIIPATHLGHATQGSGSGELAADVSLLNFGPTDIGSSSTQQLTLTHTGGPGADPITITDLFTDANGYSTNFDVLAIGGSLTLSAGESVTVDVTFAPDDIGDASGSLTVTTSAGSLSVSISGVGVAFWTVENDLPAALGEVGNAVIGDTIYVVGDGDATTFALDTNTGAWTSLPARPHPAKDQIAHAIDGKLYVIGGVVGPSSNKEALDYVQVFDPATNTWSLDTAMPYGSFAANTAVIGGKLYVAGGLTNVGFGSGVQTHGLVSVFDPVTHVWTTGLAEMPLAADSAATGTNGSSLFVFGGRSGGDAVSNGFDTVQIYDPATDTWITSSNPGGPAALPQARGGIVSAPFIGGKFYVIGGETQTGGGATSDNVYDRVDIYDTLTDTWTTGPSMITPRHGMSPIVAGGRIYVIGGGEQSGRSFSDAVEYLTITVSGNSLRNIDDPESLFAGRSGGRSSIASRIFAG from the coding sequence ATGACGGATCGAACTCGCACCCATCGTCGGCCCGGCGCCCAATCGCCCGCCGCAACACTCGCCGAACCCCTCATCAGCGCCGGTCGCTCGGTCGTTGAACAGCTCGAAGCCCGCCGGTTGCTCGCGGCGACCTATCGCGTCAACGCTGGCGGCGATGGTTTCACCGACGCGCTCGGCCAAGTCTGGCAGGCCGACACGGCCGCCGCCCCCGCGCCCGAATCCAACGCCTTTGTCGCACAAAGTCAGGCATTCACCACCGGTGCGGCGATCGATCTCTCCGACCCGAGCATCCCTGCCGGCACCGATCCGCGTATCTTCCAATCCGAACGGTGGGACCCGGGCAATGCCGCGGAGATGGAGTGGGACATCCCCGTCGATCCGGGCGACTACGTCGTGCGGCTCTACTTCGCCGAGATCAGCAACAACCAAATGTCGGTCGGCGGTCGGCTCTTCGACGTGGCGATCGAAGGACAGACCGTCGTCGACGACGTCGACGTCTTCGCTGAGGTCGGTGCCAACGCGGGGCTGGTGCGCACTTTCACCGTGCAGTCCGACGCGAACCTCGACATCGACTTCGACCACGTCTTCCAGAACCCGGCGATCAAGGGCATCGAGGTCATCCCGCTCAGCACCGCCGGACAACTCTCGGCCGACCCTGGGCAGCTCGACTTCGGCTCGGTCGAAGCAGGGCAAACCCTCACGCAGAACATCACCGTCGAAAACCTCGGCGGCCCTGGCGATCAGGACATCGAGGTCACGGCGGCCACGCTGTCGGGCGGCGGGGCGGCGGCGTACTCGGTTGATCTCACGACGCCCTTGGTGCTTGCGGCGGGTGAGTCGGCGGTGGTGCCGGTGACGTTCGCGCCGACCGATGCCGGCAGCTTCGATGCGGAGGTGACGTTCACGCACGACGGCAGCAACGTCGCGGCCGTGGCGCTGTCAGGGTTGGCGACCGATCCGCCACCGCCGGCCGAGGTGCTTTACCGCGTCAACGCCGGCTACTTCGAAGACGTGGCCGACCCGACCGGCGGCCCCGACTGGGAGGCCGACCCGCAGGAAGGCGGCTCGCCCTACACCAACGACGACGAAGCGTTCAGCAACTCGTTCATCACGTCCGCCAGCGTCGACCTGACGCACCCGTCGGTGCCGGACAACCTTGCGTCGACGTTCCAGGGTTTGAGCCAGTCGCAGCGCTGGGACAAGTTCGGCGGCGAGCCGATGCGCTGGTCATTCCCGACCGGGCCCGGCACCTACGAAGTCGTGCTGTACTTCGCGGAGATCGGCCAGCAGGAAAACGCGCCGGGCGCGCGTGTCTTCGACGTCTCGGCCGAGGGCGTGGTTCGGCTCGACGACTACGACACGTTCGTCGAGGCCGGCGGTGGGTTCAAGCTCGTCGCCGAGCGGTTCGAAGTCGTCGTCACTGACGCGTCATTGGACCTGCAATGGGACCTGGTCGCGGGCACGCCGATGGTGATGGCGTTGGAAGTGCTCGGCACGCCGGACGTGTCCGATCCGTTCGTGCTGGGTGCGAGCAATCTCGACTTCGGCGATGTGGAGGTCGGACAGTCGGCGTCGCTGCCGGTGACGCTAACCAACAATGGCGCGTCGGCGTTGCAGATCACCGGGCTGCCGACCACGGGGCCGGGTGCCGCGCTGTTCGGGCTGGACACGGCCGCACCGTTCTCGCTGCTCTCGGGCGAGACGCGCACGATCAACGTCACCTACACACCGACCACCGTCGCGGCGGCCAACGCCACGCTCACCGTCGAGCGCGGCGGCCTGTCCGACACGGTCTCGCTCAGCGGCACCGGCGTCGCCGCGCCGACGGGCACATCGACCTACCGCATCAACGCCGGCGGCTCGTTGATCGCAGCCGCGGGAGGCGACTGGCAGCCCGACACCGATGCCGACCCGTCGCCGTTCTCCAACTTCTCCACCGCGTTCAGCAGCGACTACGTCCAGGGCAACCCGATCGACCTGTCCGACCCGAGCATCCCCGCCGGGACGCCCGAGGCGCTGTTCCGCAGCGAACGCTGGGACCCGGGCAGCGGCGAGGAGATGCAGTGGAGCTTCCCGGTCGAGCCTGGCGAGTACGACGTGTTGCTCTACTTCGCGGAGATCAGCACGAACCAGTCGTCGGTCGGCGGCCGCATCTTCGACGTGTCGATCGAAGGCCAACTTGTGCTCGACAACTACGACATCTTCGCCGAGGTCGGTGCGAACGCCGGCGTGGTTAAGACGTTCAACGTCGACAGCGACGGCATCCTGAACATCGACTTCGACCACGTCTTCCAGAATCCCGCGATCAAGGCGATCGAGATCATCCGCGCCGACACGGCCGGCCAGCTTTCGGTCAGTCCGACGGCGCTCGATTTCGGCACGGTCGATGTCGGTGAGTCCGGCGTGGCATCGTTCACCGTGACCAACCTCGGCGAGGCCGGCGATCCGGACATCACCGTCAACGGGCTCTCGTTCAGCAGCACCGCGTTCGCGTCCGGCTCGATCCTGCCGGTGACGCTGCCGGCCGGGGCGTCGACGACGATCAACGTTTCGTTCAATCCGCTGGCCGACGGGCCGGTCGCGGGGACGGTCACGGTCCTGCACGACGGCGACTCGACCAACACCATCGCACTCAGCGGCGTGGGCTTCGACGCGTCGGCACCGAACGAAGCGCCGACGGTCAACCCCGGGACCGCGCCGGCCGCACTGGTCACGGTTCCGGTCGCGCTCGGCGGAAGTGTCAGCGACGACGGCCGACCCGTCGACGGTGCGCTCACGTCCACCTGGACCAAGGTCAGCGGCCCCGGCGATGTCATCTTCTCCGACCCGGCCGACCCGGGCACCGATGTCACCTTCGACCAGGTCGGCCTGTACACGCTGCGCCTCACCGCCACCGACGGCGAGCTCACCAGCTTTGCCGACCTCACCGTCAATGTCGTCGAGAACATCGTGCCCGTCGGCTTCGGCAAGAGCACCGTCGCCGGGGTCGACCTCGACGCGCCGACCTCGCTGCAGTTCGGCCCGGACGGCAACGTCTACGTCGCCCAGCAGAGCGGCAACATCAAGGCGTACTCCATCACCCGCAACGGGCCCAACGACTACTCCAGCACGCTCGTTCACGACATCAACCTCGTGAAGGACATGCCCAACCGAAACGACGACGGCGAGCTCAACCCGAGCATCAAGAACCGTCTCGTCACCGGCATCGTCGTCACCGGCACCGAGGCCAACCCGGTGATCTACGTCGTGAGCTCCGATCCGCGCATCGGCGGTGGGCCCGGCGCGTCGCTGACCGACATCGACACCAACTCCGGCGTGCTCTCACGCCTGACCTGGACCGGCACGGAGTGGGTCAAGCTCGACCTCGTCAACGGCTTGCCGCGGTCGAAGGAGAATCACACCGGCAACGGTCTCGTCTTCAGCCAGGCCGAGAACGCGCTCTACATCGGCTACGGCGGCAACACCAACGCCGGCGCGCCGTCGGCCAACTTCGAACTGCTGCCGGAGTTCGCGCTTTCGGCCGCAGTGCTGCGGATCGACCTCACCGCCATCGGTGAGACGACGTACAACCTGCCGACGCTCGACGACGAAGACCGCCCCGGCGTCAACGACGAGCACGACCCGTTCGGCGGCAACGAAGGCAAGAACCAAGCCGTCATCGTCCCCGGCGGCCCGGTGCAGGTCTACGCCCCCGGCTTCCGCAACCCGTACGACTTGGTGCTGACCCGCAACGGCAACCTGTACGTCGTCGACAACGGTGCGAACGCCGACTGGGGTGCGGCGCCGCTGGACTCCAACGGCAACATCACCACCGCCGCCACCGCCGGCGACGCGACCAACGCTCAGTCCGAACCCGGCCAGACCTGGCAGGACGGTTTGCACCTGATCACCGGCGAGGGCTACTACGGCGGCCACGCCAACCCGACCCGCGCCAACCGCGCCAACACCTTCAACGACAGCAACCCGCAGTCGCCGGTGCCGGCCGGTTTCGAGAATCCGGTCGAGGGACACTTCCTCCCGTCCGGCCAGAACGGCTCGCTCTGGGAGAACCCCGCGAGCACCAACGGCCTGACCGAGTACACCGGCAACAACTTCGGTGGCGCGCTCGACGGCGACCTGTTGGCCGTCGCGTTCGACAACACGGTCTGGCACATCCCGCTGAGTCCCGACGGCCAGCTCGATGGCACGCCAGCGCCGCTGTTCCAGAACGTCGGCATCGTGCCGTTGGACGTCACCACGCAAGGCGTGTCCGGCGAGTTCCCCGGCACCATCTGGGTCGCCGAATATCTCAACGATCAGATCGTCGTCTTCGAGCCCAACGACTTCGACGGCTCGGGTACCGGCGGCACCGGTGCGTACGACCCGAACCTCGACGAAGACAACGACGGCTACAACAACGCCGACGAAATCGACAACGGCACCAACCCGCTCAGCGCCGGCGACATCCCGCCCGACTTCGACGGCGACTTCACGTCCGACCTCAACGACATCGACGACGATAACGACACGACTCCCGATGAGGATGATCCGTTCGCGATCGACCCGGACGACGGTGCGTCAACGCCGTTGCCGGTCCGGTACGGCTGGGAGAACGAAGGCCTGGACAACCCCGGCGGTCTGCTCGAGCTCGGCTGGACCGGGCTGATGACCAACGGCCTCGACAACTACCGCGATTTGTTCTTCCCGGATCAGATGACCGCCGGCGGGGCGGCGGGGGTGATGACCTTCGACAACGTCACCGCCGGCACCGCGTGGGGGAGCAACAACGATCAGGAGCAGGCGCTGCAGTTCGGCACCGCCGTCACCAGCGCGACCGGATCTTTCTACGCCCACACGAAGATCCAGAATCCGTTCAGCGGGATCACGCCGCAAGCCGGTCAGGAAGCCGGCATGCAGATCGGCACCGGCGATCAGGACAACTACCTCTCGATCGTCACCGCCGGCAACAACGGCGGGGAGCTGCGGGCTTACCTCGAAATTGCCGGCTCGCCGCAGTTGCTCGGCAGCGTGTCGTTGCCGATGGGCGCGGGGACGAACGTGCAGGCGATCGACCTGTACATCCGCATGGACGCCGCGACCGGTGCGGCGATCCTGTCCTTCGCCGCAACGATCAGCGGCATCACCGGCGCGGTGCAAACGGTTGCGACGACCAACGTCCCGACGAGCTGGTTCGCCGGCCCGGCGGGTCTGGCGGTCGGCGTGATCTCGACGACCCGCGGCGCGGGGCAAGCCACCGCAGCGCCGGCATTCCCGGTGACATATGACTTCATCGACGTGTTGCCGGTTCAGCCGTCGGTGCTGGCGTTGGAGTCGGAGCCGGACTTCACCAACGTCGCGCCCGGCAGCTCGTCGACGCAGAACGTGATCCTGGCCAACCTCGGCGGGCCGGGCGATCCGGCGATCACCGTGTCGGCGCTTGACCTCCTTGGTGTCGGCGCTTCGGCGTACAGCCTCGGCATCGCTGCGCCGTTCGTGCTCGAAGCCGGGCAGAGTGTGGCGATTCCGGTGACGTTCACGCCTACCACCGACGAGACGCCGGCCGCCACGCTGCGTGTCACCCACGACGGCAACGGCGGTCTGCTCGACGTCGAACTGCCCGCGATCAGCACCAACTACGCTCCCGGCCTGGTCGGCTCGTATTACAACACGCGCTTCCTCACCGAACTGGTCGAGACACGCATCGATCCGACGATCGACTTCATCGGCTGGAACCTCCACCCGCCCGACACCAGCGTCTTGCCGGATAAGCAGTACTCGGTCCGCTGGGAAGGCGCGGTGCTCATCGACCAGCCCGGCGCGTGGGAGTTCGAGACGTTCTCCGACGACGGCGTGCGGCTCTGGATCGATGGCCAGCTGATCATCGATAACTGGACCAACCATCCCGGCACCTACGACGTCGCGACGATCAACCTTGACGCCGGCTGGCACGAGCTGCGGCTCGAGTACTACCAGAACTTCGGCGGCTCGGTGATGATGCTCTCGTTCGAAGGCCCGGGCCAACCGAAGACGATCATCCCCGCAACGCACCTCGGCCATGCAACCCAAGGCTCGGGCAGCGGAGAGTTGGCGGCCGACGTGTCGCTGTTGAACTTCGGCCCGACCGACATCGGCAGCTCGTCGACGCAGCAACTCACGCTGACCCACACCGGCGGTCCCGGCGCGGACCCGATCACGATCACGGACCTCTTCACCGACGCCAACGGCTACAGCACCAACTTCGACGTGCTGGCCATCGGTGGTTCGTTGACGCTCAGCGCCGGGGAGTCGGTGACTGTCGACGTGACCTTCGCGCCCGACGACATCGGTGACGCCAGCGGTTCGCTGACGGTGACGACGTCGGCGGGTTCGTTGTCGGTGTCGATCTCTGGCGTCGGTGTCGCGTTCTGGACGGTCGAGAACGACCTGCCGGCCGCGCTGGGCGAAGTCGGCAACGCGGTCATCGGCGACACCATCTACGTCGTCGGCGACGGTGATGCGACGACCTTCGCGCTCGACACCAACACCGGTGCGTGGACCTCACTGCCGGCCCGGCCACACCCGGCCAAGGACCAGATCGCCCACGCCATCGACGGCAAGCTCTACGTCATCGGCGGCGTCGTCGGGCCTTCGTCGAACAAGGAAGCGCTCGACTACGTGCAAGTCTTCGACCCGGCGACCAATACGTGGAGCCTCGACACCGCGATGCCCTACGGCAGCTTCGCGGCCAACACCGCGGTCATCGGCGGCAAGCTCTACGTCGCCGGCGGTCTGACCAACGTCGGCTTCGGCAGCGGGGTGCAGACGCACGGTCTGGTCAGCGTGTTCGATCCGGTCACGCATGTCTGGACGACGGGGCTGGCCGAGATGCCGTTGGCCGCGGACTCCGCCGCCACCGGGACCAACGGCAGCAGCCTTTTCGTCTTCGGCGGGCGCTCCGGCGGCGATGCGGTTTCCAACGGCTTCGACACCGTGCAGATCTACGACCCGGCGACCGACACCTGGATCACCAGCAGCAATCCCGGCGGCCCGGCGGCGTTGCCCCAGGCGCGCGGTGGCATCGTCTCGGCACCGTTCATCGGCGGGAAGTTCTACGTCATCGGCGGCGAGACCCAGACCGGCGGCGGGGCGACGTCCGACAACGTCTACGACCGTGTCGACATCTACGACACGCTCACCGACACGTGGACCACCGGCCCGTCGATGATCACCCCACGCCACGGCATGTCGCCGATCGTGGCCGGCGGTCGGATCTACGTCATCGGTGGCGGCGAGCAAAGCGGCCGGAGCTTCTCCGACGCCGTCGAGTACCTCACGATCACCGTTTCGGGCAACAGCCTGCGGAACATCGACGACCCCGAAAGTCTGTTCGCGGGCAGGTCCGGCGGCAGAAGTTCGATCGCGTCCCGCATCTTCGCCGGGTAG